The Phaeobacter gallaeciensis DSM 26640 genomic sequence AATATCGGCATCGAATACCCTACCAACGCGATCACGCGGGCAATCTGGTCAATCCAGCTGCCGCGACGCACCGCAGCGATCACGCCCAGTGGCACGCCGAGTATGCAGCCAAAGAGAATGCCAATGGTGGCCAGCTCAAACGTCGCCGGAAACACGCGCGCGATATCGGTGGAAACATCCCGCGCCGTCAGCAGCGAGGTTCCGAAATCGCCCCGCAGGACATCGGTGACATAGTAGAAAAACTGAACCGCAAGCGAGCGATCAAGACCCAGCTCACGGTAGACGGCATTATACTGCTCCTCCGTGGCGCGCTCGCCGACGATGGCCAGCACCGGATCGATGGGCATCACCCGACCGATCAGGAAGGTCACAAACAGGAGGCCCAGCATAGTGACCGCGATGGACGACAGCGTCACCAGCGTGCCGCGCGCCCAAGGGGGGAGGGGCAGCCAAGGCCGCCGCTCCGTTTCTGTTGCGAAATTCGCCATCTTACTTTGTCACATCCCAGTATGCGACTGCAGTGATGGCGCCGCCAAGGCTCAGTCCTTCGACGTTATCGGCCATGCCCGCCTGTTCGATCAGCTGGAACATGACGGCAAAGGGAGCAGTGTCACGGAATTGCGCCTGAATCTCATGATACATTTCGGCGCGCTTCTCGGTGTCGCCTTCGACAACGGCCGCCGCAACCTTCTCGGTCAGACCACCTGTGTCCCAGCCGTTGCGCCAGGCCAGCAGACCGGTGGCATTGGCTTCGTCCGAGTTATCCGGGTTATAAGCAAAGGTGCCTGCGTTCGTGTGGGGGTCAGGATAGTCCGGCCCCCATGCGCCGAGATAGATATCCAGCTCACGCGCGCGATACTTACCCAGCACCTGTTTGCCAGTGCCAACCTCCAGGTTCAGCTTGATCCCGGCCTGCGCAAATGTGTTTTGCAGTGACTGGGCAATTTCCAGACGCTCCTGCGCCTCACGCACGCCGACGGTCAGCTCCAGATTTTCGACGCCCGCCTCAGCCAGCAACGCCTTGGCCTTTTCCACATCGAGCGAGAAGGGATTCTCGTCCACCGCGCCAAGATAGGTTTTGGGCAGGAAGTTCTGATGGCCGACATACCAGTTCTTGAGGAAGCTGTTTTCCATGCCGTCATAGTCGATCAGATACTTCAGCGCTTGACGAACTTGCGGTTTGGACAGTTCTGGGTGCTTCTGGTTGAAGGAGACATACATCAGGCGACCGCGCATTTCGCGCAGCACCTCAACGCCGTCAACACCGGCGAGACCATCGACATCAGACGGGGTGAGATCGCGGGCCACGTCAACGTCGCCACGTTCCAGCATCAGGCGCTGGGTCGCGCTTTCCTGAACATGGCGCACGATCACGCGCTTCATTTCTGGCTCACCACCGTAGTAGGCAGGGTTGGCGCTCAGGGTAACGCTTTCCTTCGGCTTCCAGCTGGCAAGGCTGTAGGGGCCGGACCCTGCGGAGTTGGTGGTCAGCCAAGTGTTGCCCATATCGCCATCGACTTCATTGGCCATGACCAATTCCCTATCGACGATCGCGCCAATGGTGGCAGTCAGGCAGTTCAGGACAAAGGAGGTCGCGTAGCGTTTGTCGGTGGTGATCGATAGGGTGTTGCCGTCAACCTTGATCGTTTCATCAACGTTTTCGGGCGTGAAGCCGAACTGGGTGATGATAAAGGACGGTGTCTTGTTCAGCAAAACCGCACGCTTCAGAGAAAATGCCGCATCCTCAGCGCGAACCGGGTTGCCCGACTGGAAGGTCACACCTTCGCGCATGGTGAAGGTGATGGTGCGCCCATCCTCGGAGACTGTCCAGCTTTCGGCCAGATCCGGCTGGTAGCCTGCGTCCAGATCAGAAGGGTCAAAGTTGACCAGCTTGCCGTAGATGTTGCGGATCACATCTGCGCCTGCAAACTCAAAACTCTGCGCCGGATCCAGCGTTGTGATATCGTCAATGCGGTTGGCAATGACCAGCATATTAGCTGGTGTTTCGGCCATCGTGGCCATCGGTGTGAAGCCAACCGCCAGCCCCAGCGCAGCGGTGCCAAGAAGGGTTTGAATGGTTTTCATCTTTAACTCCCTATCGTGTTTTTAATCTTTGAATATCGCGCTGTTGTCAGCGTCTTTTTCTTGTCTAACCGTGGCCCGTGCCGAGCAAGGGCGACCGCTTGTCGAATGTCAGGGATTGTCCCAGGTCGCATCCAGAACCCGGAGCCAATTGTCGTGGCACAGCTTTGCCATCAGGGCATCATTGATGCCGTGGTGACGCAAGGCGGCACGCAGCGCCGGAAGACCCGCCACGGTTTCGATGTCCTTTGGCACTGTGGCGCCATCAAAGTCGGAGCCGAACCCGACACGATCCTCCCCAAGCTGGGTGATCAGGTGATCAATATGGTGTAGCATGCGATCAATCGGAGTATCCGCGTCCATGCGGCCATCTTCCCGCAGGAAGGCCACGGCAAAGTTGAGACCGACCATGCCATCACTGTCACGGATTGCATGCAGCTGGCGATCCGTCAGGTTTCGGGTATGCGGTGTCAAGGCATGGGCGTTGGAGTGGGTTGCCACCAATGGCGCGTCACTCAGCTTTGCCACATCCCAGAACCCGGCCTCATTCAGGTGAGAAAGATCAATCATCACGCCCAGCTGATTGCAGCGTTGCACCAGCCGTTTGCCATCCGCCGTCAGACCCGGACCGGTGTCGGGAGATCCAGGAAAGCGAAACGGCACACCGTGACCAAATGGGGTCGGGCGGCTCCAGACCGGGCCGAGGGACCGCAGCCCCGCTTGATACAGCACCTCCAGCATGTGGAAATCGGTGTCGATTGCCTCCGCACCTTCCATATGCATCACGGCCGCCATCATGCCGGATGAGATGCAGTTGCGGATATCTGCGGTACTGCGGCAGATCTTCAGCGCGCCGTCCCGTTCCAGCTGAAACAGGCTTGCGGCCTGCGACAGAGCAACGGGCGCAGCATCTGGTAGAGCGATTTCATTGGGAAGGGGCAGATCGTAGCTCTCGGCCATCATCTCTTCGACGCTGTCGATACCGGCGGTATCCGGAATATAGATCGCGAAGAACCCGCCGCCAAAGCCGCCTTCGCGCGCCTTCACAAGGTCAATCTGGCGTCCACCGCTGCCCTGGAACCCATCCGCGCCGGATGAAATGTCGCGATTATGCAATCGCAGCAATAGATCGTTGTGGCCGTCGAAAATCAGAGGGTCAGTCATTTTGCTTCCTAGTTCTCTGATATGAGGTCGTATCTTTTGCGCTAACGCAAGGGAATTTACGCTGGTTTTCGCGATAAGTCAGAGCAACGCCCGAAAAGTAGCGTCTATCCAGCGGCATGCAGGGCGCTACAGGTCACCCTGTCTGCCACTAGCTCGACCGGGCCGGGAAGATGTTCGATTAACGCGCACGCGCGACTCAGGCGTTCAATACTGTTTCAAGCCATAGCTCGCGAACGCTGCCAGCGCTTCGTCAATCTGCGCGTGGCTGAGCAGCTTAGGCGTGCCGATGCTGCGTGCGCGAATGTAGGTTGCTGCCAGGTGTTCCAGCTCAGCCATCCGCCACATGGCGCGTGCCAGGGTGTCACCTGTACAAATAGCGCCATGGTTCGCCATCAGGCAGCCCTGGCGGTCCGCCATCGCATCCACAACATGCGCCGACAGCTCAGCAGTGCCAAAGAGCGCATAATCAGCGAGCGGAACATCATGCCCACCAAAAGCGGCCACCATGTAATGACAGGGCGGGATCGGCATATGGTTCACCGCCAGCGCGCAGCAGTTCACGGGATGGGCATGAACCACCGCCATAGCCTCGGGCTTGGCAGCCAGAAGCGCTTGATGAAACTGCCATTCGGAGGAGGGGGCAGGCTGACCGTCCCCCGCATCCGGTCCGCGATCCAACGGCATTCGAACAATCATCCCCGGTGTCATTGCCTCATAGGGCAGACCGGAAGGGGTGATCAGCATGTCCCCGTCGGCGATACGCAGAGAGATATTGCCGGACGTGCCCTGATTGATGCCGCTCCTGTTCATCTCAAAACAGGCGTCAATGATCGACTGGCGTAGCGCCGGGCTATCCTCGGGGGCGAACCTTGGCATGGTAGGTTACCCCGCCTTGCGGATAAGGTCGGGAAACAGTGCCGCCAGCCCCTCGGCAGAGGCATCGCAGATACCGCGCTCGGTGATAAGCCCGGTCACCAGTCGGTTTGGCGTCACGTCGAAGGCAGGGTTGCCGCAGGCGGTGCCCTCAGGCGTAACCTGCGCCAGAGCGATGCTACCGTCCTCCAGCACGCCTTGAACGTGGCTCACTTCACGGCTGTCGCGATCCTCAATCGGGATCTCTGCGACACCATCGGTAACCGTCCAGTCGATGGTGGGCGAGGGTAGGGCGACATAGAACGGCACCCCATTGTCTTGAGCGGCCAGCGCCTTCAGATAGGTGCCGATCTTGTTGCAGACATCGCCCTGCCGGGTGGTGCGGTCAGTTCCGGTTATGACCAGATCAACCTGACCATGCTGCATCAGATGGCCGCCTGCATTGTCCGTAATGTAGCTGTGGCTGATGCCATGGCTGCCCAGCTCCCATGCGGTCAGAGCGCCCTGATTGCGTGGCCGGGTTTCATCGACCCAGACATGGATCGGAATTCCGGCGTCGTGGGCCTGGTACATCGGGCTGGTGGCGGTGCCCCAATCGACGGTCGCAATCCAGCCGGCATTGCAATGGGTGAGCAGGCGCACGGGGTCGCCCGCGGGCTTGCGCGCGGCGATATCGCGGATCAACGTCAGCCCATAGGTACCTATGCGTCGGTTGATCTCCACATCTTCATCGGCGATGGCATGGGCCAGTTTCAATGCGGCCTTGGCGCGGTCTTCTTCAGGCAGCGGGAGCAGGGTTTCCATGCAGCGGTTCAAGGCCCAGCGCAGATTAATCGCGGTGGGGCGCGTGGCGTTGAGCTGCTCCCAGGCGGCCTCCAAGGCGCGATCGGAGGGATCCAACTCAGCCGCAAGCGCCATGCCGTAGGCCGCAGTCGCCCCGATCAGTGGCGCACCCCGCACGCGCATTTCCACAATGGCCGTAGCAAATTCGTCCAGCGTCGCGATCGCTTGTGTGCGGAAGTCATGCGGCAACCAGCGCTGGTCGATAATCATCAGGACTGCCTGATCTTCATCCCACCAGAGCGAGCGATAATGCGTGCCATCAACCTTCATGTGCTCTCCTCGATCCGTCGCGCTTGCGGCTTTTGTCGACTGTCCTAGCGGATTGGCCGGAAGTTGCAATCATCAAGCGGGCTCAACCACCGCGCAGCCGCTGTATAAGGTAGATTTCATTCTCCGGCTTGAGCGGCTCATCCAGACTGGTCGCGATGATACGGCCATCCACAGCAACCGAAACCCCAGCATCCAACGCAGGTCCAAGGGCCGGGTAAGCGGCCTTCAGCGCAGCAATCATTGTACCAGTGGTGGTGGCAGAGACCTCCACGACCCGCTGACCCTCTGCAAACCGTCTGAGGCCGGACCAAAGATGGACCGTCAGGCGCGGTGGGGCCGCGCCCTGACCTGTGGTGATATGCTCAGCCGCCATCTGCGAAGCCTCAACCGCTTTCGCCGTGCTGTTGATCCAGAGCGGCCAGGATACGCGGAGGTGACATCGGCAGCGCGTGCAACCGCACGCCTGCCGCCGCAGAGACCGCATTGGCAATCGCCGCCAGTGGTGGGCAGATGGAGGTCTCCCCCACACCGCGCACACCAAAAGGGTGGCCGGGGTTGGGCACTTCAACAATAACGGTGTCGATCATCGGCAGATCTGATGCGACAGGAATCCGGTAGTCGAGGAAGACCGCATTCTGCAACCGGCCATCCTCGCCGTAGATGTATTCCTCGTTGAGCGCCCAGCCGATGCCCTGTGCGGCACCGCCCTGAAACTGCCCTTCAACATAGGTGGGGTGGATCGCCTTGCCCGCGTCCTGAATGACGGTGTAGCGCGTCACAGCGGTTTTACCGGTCTCCGGGTCCACCTCCGCATCAACGATATGGGTGGCAAAGGAGACGCCCGCCCCTTCGGGCGTTGCCTCAAAATGGCCGGAAATGGGCCCGCCGGTCTGGCCCATGTCGCGGGTGATCTCAGCTAGCGGGACTGGGTCAAAATTGCCCGCATTGGGGCCAGAAGGCACAGCGTGGCCGTCCTCCCATTTGACCGCATCCTCAGGAATGCCCCATTTGGCGGCGGCCCGTTTGCTCAGTTTGGCAACCGCATCCTCGGCGGCCTTGATCGTCGCGAGGCCACTGGCATAGGTCACCCGGCTGCCGTGGGACACATCATTGTAGCCCAATGTTGCGGTGTCCGCGATGGTGACACGGATACTTTCATAGGGGATGCCCAGCACCTCTGCCGCCATCAGCGCCATCGAGGCCCGGGAGCCACCGATATCCGGTGTCCCGACCGAGATCTGGCAGGTGCCGTCCTCAGACAGGGACAGCGAAACGGAGGTCTCGCCCCCATGGTTGAACCAGAACCCGCAGGACACCCCACGCCCCTGACCGGGTTTGAGCGGGGCGCTATAGTGCGGGTGGGCCTTTGCCGCTTCAAGTGTTTCCACCAATCCGATCCGATCAAATCGCGGCCCATAGGATGCCTTGGTGCCTTCCCGCGCGGCGTTCTTCAGGCGCACCTCAATCGGATCCAGGTCCAGCTTGCGGCACAGCTCATCAATCACAGATTCCACCGCATAGGCCGCCATCGGCGACCCCGGCGCGCGGTAGGCGGCCTGTTTCGGGCGGTTGCTCATGACGTCATAGCCGATCTGCTGAACGTTCTTCAGATCATAGGGCGCGAAGGCACACATGGCGGTCATATCTGCCGGCGCGCCGGGGAAGGCCCCGCCTTGCAGCCGGAAAGTGCCCTGTGCCGCAGTGATGGTGCCATCTGAGGTCATGCCGATCTTGATATCCATCGAGGTCGAAGCGGTGGGCCCAGTGGCGCGGAAGACCTCAGGTCGGCTCATCACCAGCTTGACCGGGCGGTTTGCCTTGCGCGACAGGGCGAGTGCCACGGGTTCGATGAACACGGTGGTCTTGCCGCCAAAGCCGCCACCGATTTCCGATGCGGTCACGCGCAGCTGTGATGTCTCAATGCCCAACAACGCCGCGCAGTTCTTCTGCACATACCAATGCCCCTGGGTGCAACACCACAGCTCGCCTTTGCCGTCTTGCCCCAGTTGGGCCAGACAGGCATGTGGTTCAATGTATCCCTGATGCGTCGCCTCGGTGACGAAGTGCTCTTCGACCACCAGATCGGCCTTGGCAAAGCCTGCATCGACATCGCCGTGACCGCTTTCGTGATAACGCACCACATTTGGGTGCATCCCGTCAGGTACGGAGTAATCGGCGGCCCCGTCACGGATCACTGGCGCATCCTGCGCCATGGCCTTGTCGACATCCGTCACATGAGGCAGCACCTCATAGTCAACCTCAATCA encodes the following:
- a CDS encoding xanthine dehydrogenase family protein molybdopterin-binding subunit, whose protein sequence is MALDQQKTDFTQVGTRPNRPDGLDKVTGKARFGADVTAPGMLFGAILRSPHAHARIKHIDTSKAEALGDVKAIVTRADFSDEIQPAPGLKGEQWNVLENVMAGDTSLYDGHAVAAVAATSALAARDALKLIEVDYEVLPHVTDVDKAMAQDAPVIRDGAADYSVPDGMHPNVVRYHESGHGDVDAGFAKADLVVEEHFVTEATHQGYIEPHACLAQLGQDGKGELWCCTQGHWYVQKNCAALLGIETSQLRVTASEIGGGFGGKTTVFIEPVALALSRKANRPVKLVMSRPEVFRATGPTASTSMDIKIGMTSDGTITAAQGTFRLQGGAFPGAPADMTAMCAFAPYDLKNVQQIGYDVMSNRPKQAAYRAPGSPMAAYAVESVIDELCRKLDLDPIEVRLKNAAREGTKASYGPRFDRIGLVETLEAAKAHPHYSAPLKPGQGRGVSCGFWFNHGGETSVSLSLSEDGTCQISVGTPDIGGSRASMALMAAEVLGIPYESIRVTIADTATLGYNDVSHGSRVTYASGLATIKAAEDAVAKLSKRAAAKWGIPEDAVKWEDGHAVPSGPNAGNFDPVPLAEITRDMGQTGGPISGHFEATPEGAGVSFATHIVDAEVDPETGKTAVTRYTVIQDAGKAIHPTYVEGQFQGGAAQGIGWALNEEYIYGEDGRLQNAVFLDYRIPVASDLPMIDTVIVEVPNPGHPFGVRGVGETSICPPLAAIANAVSAAAGVRLHALPMSPPRILAALDQQHGESG
- the mtnA gene encoding S-methyl-5-thioribose-1-phosphate isomerase, which translates into the protein MKVDGTHYRSLWWDEDQAVLMIIDQRWLPHDFRTQAIATLDEFATAIVEMRVRGAPLIGATAAYGMALAAELDPSDRALEAAWEQLNATRPTAINLRWALNRCMETLLPLPEEDRAKAALKLAHAIADEDVEINRRIGTYGLTLIRDIAARKPAGDPVRLLTHCNAGWIATVDWGTATSPMYQAHDAGIPIHVWVDETRPRNQGALTAWELGSHGISHSYITDNAGGHLMQHGQVDLVITGTDRTTRQGDVCNKIGTYLKALAAQDNGVPFYVALPSPTIDWTVTDGVAEIPIEDRDSREVSHVQGVLEDGSIALAQVTPEGTACGNPAFDVTPNRLVTGLITERGICDASAEGLAALFPDLIRKAG
- a CDS encoding ABC transporter substrate-binding protein, translating into MKTIQTLLGTAALGLAVGFTPMATMAETPANMLVIANRIDDITTLDPAQSFEFAGADVIRNIYGKLVNFDPSDLDAGYQPDLAESWTVSEDGRTITFTMREGVTFQSGNPVRAEDAAFSLKRAVLLNKTPSFIITQFGFTPENVDETIKVDGNTLSITTDKRYATSFVLNCLTATIGAIVDRELVMANEVDGDMGNTWLTTNSAGSGPYSLASWKPKESVTLSANPAYYGGEPEMKRVIVRHVQESATQRLMLERGDVDVARDLTPSDVDGLAGVDGVEVLREMRGRLMYVSFNQKHPELSKPQVRQALKYLIDYDGMENSFLKNWYVGHQNFLPKTYLGAVDENPFSLDVEKAKALLAEAGVENLELTVGVREAQERLEIAQSLQNTFAQAGIKLNLEVGTGKQVLGKYRARELDIYLGAWGPDYPDPHTNAGTFAYNPDNSDEANATGLLAWRNGWDTGGLTEKVAAAVVEGDTEKRAEMYHEIQAQFRDTAPFAVMFQLIEQAGMADNVEGLSLGGAITAVAYWDVTK
- a CDS encoding class II aldolase/adducin family protein, giving the protein MPRFAPEDSPALRQSIIDACFEMNRSGINQGTSGNISLRIADGDMLITPSGLPYEAMTPGMIVRMPLDRGPDAGDGQPAPSSEWQFHQALLAAKPEAMAVVHAHPVNCCALAVNHMPIPPCHYMVAAFGGHDVPLADYALFGTAELSAHVVDAMADRQGCLMANHGAICTGDTLARAMWRMAELEHLAATYIRARSIGTPKLLSHAQIDEALAAFASYGLKQY
- a CDS encoding MoaD/ThiS family protein; the encoded protein is MAAEHITTGQGAAPPRLTVHLWSGLRRFAEGQRVVEVSATTTGTMIAALKAAYPALGPALDAGVSVAVDGRIIATSLDEPLKPENEIYLIQRLRGG
- a CDS encoding dipeptidase; amino-acid sequence: MTDPLIFDGHNDLLLRLHNRDISSGADGFQGSGGRQIDLVKAREGGFGGGFFAIYIPDTAGIDSVEEMMAESYDLPLPNEIALPDAAPVALSQAASLFQLERDGALKICRSTADIRNCISSGMMAAVMHMEGAEAIDTDFHMLEVLYQAGLRSLGPVWSRPTPFGHGVPFRFPGSPDTGPGLTADGKRLVQRCNQLGVMIDLSHLNEAGFWDVAKLSDAPLVATHSNAHALTPHTRNLTDRQLHAIRDSDGMVGLNFAVAFLREDGRMDADTPIDRMLHHIDHLITQLGEDRVGFGSDFDGATVPKDIETVAGLPALRAALRHHGINDALMAKLCHDNWLRVLDATWDNP